CATAGGTCTCGTAGACCAGTTCGTAGTCGCGTATCTGTGCGCCGCTGCGCAGCGGCAGCGGCTGCGCGAAGCTCATGCGCTGTGGCGTCACCGCCCCTAGCTGACCCATCTCATGCCCTCAGAAAAAACAAATCCGGCGCCGCCTCGATCATTGCGGACGCCGGAAGCTGCTGGCCTGCGGGCGCCCTTTTAGCGGCATTTTTAGAGCGCCCGCAATCCGGAACAAATCGGCGCTATGGGCCGGATTATAGAAGCGGCGGCTCAGCCCTGATCGAGGTGGAACTGCGAGACCGCCTCGGCCAGACGCCTCGACTGCTCGCGCAGGCTCTCGGCCGCCGCCGCCGACTGCTCCACCAGCGCCGCGTTCTGCTGCGTCATCTGGTCCAGCCGCGTCACCGCGCCATTCACCTGGCCGATGCGCTGGCTCTGGTCGGAGGTGCCGGTGGCGATCTCGCCGACGATGTCGCTGACACGCTGCACCGAGGCCACGATTTCGTCCATGGTGGCGCCGGCGTCCTGCACCAGCTTGGCCCCCACGTCCACGCGCTCGACGCTGGCACCGATCAGGGCCTTGATCTCGCGTGCCGCCTCGGCCGAACGCTGGGCCAGCGAGCGCACCTCGCCGGCCACCACCGCAAAGCCGCGCCCCTGTTCACCGGCGCGCGCCGCCTCCACCGCGGCATTCAAGGCCAGGATATTGGTCTGGAAGGCGATGCCGTCGATCACGCCAATGATGTCGCCGATGCGGCGTGAGCTGCTGTTGATCTCGTCCATGGTGCTGACCACCCGCGCCACCACCTCGCCGCCGCGCTGCGCCACCTGAGCGGCCGAACTGGCCAGCTGCTTGGCCGTCATGGCCGAGTCGGCGCTGTCGCGCACGCCGCCGGTGAGCTGCTCCATCGAGCTGGCGGTGCTCTGCAGATTCGAGGCCGCCTGCTCGGTACGCTGGCTCAAATCCTGGTTGCCGGCCGCCACCTCGGTGCTGGCGGTCTCGATGTGCGAGGACGACGCGCGCACCTCGCCCACCAGCTTGCGCAGCGATTCCTGCATGCTGTGCAGCGCGCCCAGCAGGTCGGCGGCCTCGTCGCGGCCCTCGACGCGGATCTGGCGGTTCAGGTCGCCCGCCGCGATCGCCTGCGCCACCGTGCGCGCATAGCTGATCGGGCTGGTGATGGAGGCCGAGTTCATCAGCGTCAGCGGCACCACCGCCAGCACCACCAGGGCCAGCACCGCCAGGAAGACGCTGGTGATGTTGCTCATGGTCTTGCCGAAGGCCTGCTGCGTGTTGCCGGACTCGGTCTCGATCAGCTGCGCGATCTTGTTGATGCGCTCTTCCACCTGGGTCATGAAACCCTTGGCACGGCCCAGCATGCGGTCGGCCACGCGGGCGGTATCGAAGCCGCCATCCTGGATCTGGATCAGCACCGGGCCCGAGGCCTTGGCATAGTCGTCCATCAGCTGGATGGCCTCGCGCGCGATCGGGTTGCCGGCGTCTTCCTCACCCTCCAGCATCTGCTCCAGGCCCTTGCGGGTGGCGACGATGGCGGCCTGCCAGCGCTCGCGCGCCTTCAGCACCGTCACGCCGTCCTCGTAGTTGATCACCATCTCCTTTTCCCAGAGGCGCACCTCGGCCAGCGAGGCGCGGATCTGCGCGAGCGTGGTGAGTTGCCTGATCGAGTGATCCATGAAGGCCGTGTTGAGGCTCTTCAGCTGCTGGCCACCGAACAGACCGGTCAGGCCGACCAGGGCAAACATGCCCAGCACCATCGCGATCGCACCCTGCATGCGCGTGCGTATCGTGAAGTGCCGCATCCACTTCATCAAGTCCATGGTAGCTCCCCGTTCCATGGTTCGAGCCTCATAGACGCCGGGCTCAAGGCGCGTTGATCCTATGTCCGAGCGCCGCCGATGGGTTGATTTGCATTTATTAAACGATCGACTAATAATTCCTCATGGCCCGCCCATCCCAAGCTCAAGACCTGACCCTGCTGGCCAGCGGCCGGGCGCTCTATGCCCAGCTCGGCTGCGCCGGCCTGTCGGTGCGGCGCCTGGCCGAGCATGCCGGCGTGAACCCGGCCATGGTGCACTACCACTTCAAGAGCAAGGACGGCTTTCTGCGCGCCCTGCTGCAGCAGATGTACGAGGACATGTTCGCCGGCCTGAGCCTGGAGGCGGCGCGCAGCGGCAACGCCCTGCAGCGGCTGGAAGCCAGCCTGCTGCGCCTGGCGCAGTTCGTGCGTGAGCATCGGCCCACCGTGGCGCGCGTCTGGGCCGACGCCCAGCAGGGCGAGCCGGTGGCGCTGGACTTCATGCGCGCGAACGCACCGCGCCATCTGGGCCTGCTGCTGGCCCTCATGCAGGAGGCCGAGGCTGCCGGCCTGCTGCGCCAGCAGCCGCCGATGCAGCGCTTTGTGTTCCTGATGGGCGCGGTGGTGGCGCCCCTGATGATTGCCGGCAGCGTGCAAGCCCTGGGCGTGCTGCCACCCGCCCTGTCCGCCCTGATGGAAGACCAGGCCCTCAGCGATACCGCGCTGCGCGAGCGCATCGGCTGGGCCCTGGACGCCTTGCGAAAGTAGCGCATGAGACGACAAACCAACCGCATCGCCGGCCTGCTGATCCTGTCGAGCCTGGCCGCCTGCGCCCCCCGGACCGAACCGAGCTGGTCGGGCTATGCCGAGGGAGAGACGCTCTACCTCGCCGCCCCGGTGGCCGGCCGCCTGGCGACGCTGCAGGTGCGCAGCGGCGACGCGGTGCAGGCCCAGCAGCCCCTCTTCACCCTGGACGACCAACTCGAGCGCGCCGCCGATGCCGAGGCCGAGGCGCGTGCCCAAAGCGCCCAGGCCCAGGCCGCCAACACCGACAAGGGGCGGCGCCGCGAGGAGCTGGCCATCACCGAGGCCCAGCTGCGCCAGGCGCGCAGCCAGGCCGAGCTGGCGCAGGGCGAGCTGGTGCGCCAGCAGCAATTGCTGGCGCAGGGCTTTGTGCAACGCGCGCGGGTCGACGATGCCGCCCTGCTGGCCCGGCAGGCGCAGGCGCGCGTGGCCGAGCTGGAGGCGGCGCTGCAGAGCGCCCGCCTGCCGGCGCGCGAAGACGAGCGCCAGGCGGCGCGCGCACTCGCCGCCGCCGCGCAAAGCGGCCGCGCCCAGACCGATTGGCGGCTGCAGGAAAAGCAGCAGCGCGCACCGCAGGCGGGCCGCATCACCGACACTTTTTTCCGCCCCGGCGAATGGGTCGCGGCCGGCCAGCCGGTGCTGGCCCTGCTGCCGGCCGGGCAGCGCAAGGCGCGCTTCTTCGTGCCCGAGGCGGCGCTGGGAGCCTTGCGCCTGCAGCAGGCGGTGCAGCTGCGCTGCGATGGCTGCGGCGCGCCGATCGCGGCACGCATCAGCTATATCGCACCGCAGGCCGAGTACACGCCGCCGGTGATCTACTCGAACGCCCAGCGCGCCAAGCTGGTGTTCATGATCGAGGCCCGGCCCGAGCGCCTCGAGGATGCCGAACGCCTGCACCCCGGCCAACCGCTGGACGTCGTGGCGTCAAAGACATGAGCGGCGAGCTGGCCATCGATGTGCGCGGCCTCGCCAAGCAATTCGGCGGCCGCAAGGTGGTGGACGGCATCGACCTGCAGGTCGGGCGCGGGCGCATCGTCGGCTTCCTGGGGCCGAATGGCAGCGGCAAGACCACCAGCATGCGCATGCTGTGCGGCCTGCTCACGCCGGATGCCGGCGAGGGCAGCTGCCTGGGGCTGGACTTCCGCCGCGAGGCCGCGGCCTTGAAGCGTCAGGTGGGCTATATGACGCAGAAGTTCGGCCTCTACGACGACCTCTCGATCCGCCAGAACCTCGACTTCGTGGCGCGCCTGTTCGAGCTGCCGCAGCGCCGCGCCGTGGTGGACCAGGCGCTCGCCAGGCTGGGGCTGACATCGCGCCAGCACCAGCTGGCCGGCGCGCTCTCGGGCGGCTGGAAGCAGCGGCTCTCGCTGGCCGCCTGCCTGCTGCACGAGCCGCGCCTGCTGCTGCTGGACGAGCCCACCGCCGGCGTCGACCCGAAGGCGCGGCGCGAGTTCTGGGACGAGATCCACGCCCTCGCCCAGCAGGGCATCACCGTGCTGGTGGCCACCCATTACATGGACGAGGCCGAGCGTTGCAACGAGCTGGTCTTCATTGCCTATGGCGAGGTGCTGGCCCATGGCACGCAGGCCGAGGTGCTGGCCGCCGCCGGCCTCGCGGCGGGCCAGGGCAACCTGGAGGACGCCTTCATCCGCCTGATCGCCAAGGCGCGCGACAACTTCGCCGAGGCCGCGGCATGAACATGTTCCGCTGGGCCCGCATGTGGGCCGTGTTCGTCAAGGAGTTCCAGCAGATGCTGCGCGACCGCCTGACCTTTGCGATGGCGGTGGGCGTGCCCATCATGCAGCTGGTGCTGTTCGGCTACGCGATCAATATGGACCCGAAGGGCCTGCCCACCGCGGTGGTGGCGCAGGACCAGGGCGTCATGGGCCGCAGCCTGCTGGCGGCGATGCAGAACAGCGGCTATTTCCGCATCGTCCACAGCGGCATGGCGGAGGCCGAGGCCGACGCGCTGATGGCGCGCGGCGAGGTGCAGTTCATCGTCGTCATCCCGGGCGACTTCGGCGCGCGCCTGGTGCGCGGCGAGCACCCGGCCCTGCTGATGGCGGCCGACGCCACCGACCCCTCGGCCTCGGGCAATGCCCTGGCCGCCCTGCAGCAGCTGGGCACACAGGCACTGGCGCGCGAGCTGCGCGGCCCGCTGGCCGCCCTGCAGCCGCGCCCCCTGCCCTTCGAGATGCGTCTGCAGCGGCGCTACAACCCCGAAGGGCTCTCGCGCTACAACATCGTGCCCGGTCTGATCGGCACCATCCTCACCATGACCATGGTGATGCTGACCTCGCTGGCGATGACGCGCGAGCGTGAGCGCGGCACCATGGAGAACCTGCTCGCCACGCCGGTGCGGCCGCTGGAGGTGATGCTGGGCAAGATCCTGCCCTATGTGCTGATCGGCTATCTGCAGCTGCTGCTGATCTTGCTGGCGGCCTGGCTGCTGTTCGAGGTGCCCATGGTGGGGAGCTTCGGCCTGCTGATGGCGATGATCGGCGTCTTCATGCTGGCCAATCTGGGTGTGGGCTTCACCTTCTCGACGCTGGCGCGCAACCAGCTGCAGGCCCTGCAGATGACGTTCTTCTTCTTCCTGCCCTCGATGCTGCTGTCGGGCTTCATGTTCCCCTTCCGCGGCATGCCGGGCTGGGCTCAGAACCTGGGCGAGGTGCTGCCGCTGACGCATTTCCTGCGCATCGTGCGCGGCATCATGCTCAAGGGCAGCGGCGCGGCCGAGCTGCTGCCGGAGCTCTGGCCCATGCTGGCCTTTCTGCTCGTGGCCGCCCTGGTCGCGCTGAAGCGCTATCGGCTGACGCTGGACTAAGGCTGCCGGCAGAGGCAGTGCACCACCGCGGCGAAGGGCTTGCGGCCCTCGCTGAGTTCGGCCGCCCAGGCCAGCTCCGCCTGCGCCTCCTGCAGCACCGCCGGCAGCTGCGGCAGGCCCAGCTGGGCGCGCAGGGTCTCGACCAGCGCGGGGCTCAGCACCTCGCCGAACGAGCTCAGCAAGCGCTCGAACCGGCCCATCTCACGCTCCACATAACTCACGCGTGGCTCGCCCTCCAGCTTGGCGCGCTGCGCCGCCGCGTTGATGGCATCCTGTAAGCTGCCCAGCTTGTCGACAAGGCCACGCTCCAGCGCCTGTGCGCCGGTCCAGACGCGCCCCTGCGCGACCGCGTCGATCTCGGCCACCGGCTTCTTGCGCGCCGCCGCGGCCTTGCCGGTGAACTCGTCGTAGGTGTGCTGGATGGCGGTCTGCACCAGCGCGGCAAAGCGCGGATCGAGCGCGCGGCGCGGATCGTAGGCGCCAGCCAGCCAGGCGGTGGTGGTGCCACCGGTGTGGATGGAGAGCTTGTCCAGCAGCTTCTCGCCGGTGGGCAGCATGCCGAACACGCCGATCGAGCCGGTGACGGTGCTGGCGTCGGCGATCACCTCGTCGGCCGACATGGAGATCCAGTAGCCGCCCGAGGCGGCCACATCGCCCATCGAGACCACCACCGGTTTGCCGGCCTGCTGGGTCAGCTCCAGCTCGCGGCGCACGATCTCGGAGGCAAAGGCGCTGCCGCCGGGCGAGTTGACGCGCAGCACCAGGGCCTTGATGTTCTCGTCCTCGCGCGCCTGACGCACCAGCTTGGCGGTGGAGTCGCCGCCGACGCGGCCGGCACCGGCCTCTCCGTCGACGATCTCGCCTTCGGCCACCACCACGCCCACCGCCGGTCCGCGCTCGACCTTTAGCTTCAGATAGGCCTGGTAGTCGGCGTAGGACACGGCGCGGAAGCTCCGGCCCTTGTCGTCCTTGGCGCCGCGCTCCATCAGCATGGCGCGGAACTCGTCGCGCGTCTTCAGCCCGTCCACCAGGCGCATCTCCAGGGCCATGCGCGCGGCGTCGCCCTTGGCCGCGGCCAGGCGCTGCGGCAGCTCGTCAATGCCCTTGGCGATGGCGCCCTTGTCGAGCTTGCGTGCCTGCTCGATGGTGGCGGTGAAACGGCTCCACAGATCGCCATAGAGATAGGCCTCGGACTCCAGCGAGGCCGGCGATGGCCCGTTAGCGAAATAGGGCTCGCCGAAGTTCTTGTACTTGCCGACGCGAATCACGTTCGCCGCAATGCCCAGCCGGTCCAGCGCGTCCTTGTAGTAGTTACGGTAGCGGCCAAAGCCCTCCAGCATCACCAGCCCCATCGGGTGGAGATAGATCTCGTCGGCCTGGGCGGCGAGGAAGTAATCGCGCTGGTCGAATTGCTCGCCATAGGCCAGCACCGGCTTGCCGCTGGCCTTCTTGAAGCGCGCCAGCCCGGCCGCCAACTCGCGCAGGCCAGCCTGGCCAGCGCCGCCGAATTCATGCAGATCCAGCGCCAGCACGCCGATGTTGTCGTCCTTGGCGGCGGCCTCCAGCGTGGCCAGCACATCGCGCAAGCGCGTCTGGCGCTGCGCCTGGCCCTTCAGCTGCGCCATCGCCTGCTCGCGTGCCGAGCCCGAGAACTGCTCCACGAGTTGGCCGCGCAGATTCAGCACCAGGGTGGTCTTGGGCTGCAAGGGCTTGGGGCCGCGGGTCAGCAGCCCCACCACGATGGCGATCAACAGGGCCAGCAGCAGCAGATTGAGGAGCGCGCGGCGGCTGGCATCCAGCAGCCACCAGCACTTGCCCAGCAAGCGCCACAGCGGCGCGAACATCGTCTTCAGTCCCATGCAAGCTCCCTTGATCAGCTGCGGCGATTGTGCAGCAGGGTCAGAGACGTGCAGGTTTGGCGTCAGAACAGCGCCGAATTAGCTGGGAAGCGGGTGCCATGACAGCGCTTCGGGGGCGCTAATTGTGCGCAGGAATTCACGCAAGTCGTCGCCAAAACTCCAATAGCAACAATGGCTTACATGCCTCACACAAGTCCTGATTAAGCTACACACACCAGGCAACGACTGCACCCTGGTTCAGGGAGCTGTTTCATGGCAAGCGCCCCACCGTGCACACGGTACCCCGCAGTCACGCATGCCCTGAATCTGAATCGGAATTGAATCATGACACTGACCGCAATCGCTCTGGCAGCCAGCCTGGCATCCTCCGCACCGGCCCAATGCGACTGGAATCCGTCGATGCAGGCGAGCGCCGAGGGCTCGCCTTCCGAACTCATTGATCGGTTCCAGGACATCGCACCCGAGACCCGCGCGCGACTCAAGAAGCGCGTCGAGAATCATCGCTTCGATGAAGTGGTGAGCATCGGCCGCGATGAGATCAGCGGCAAGCAACGCTATGCCAGCGAGATCCGCGGCCTGCAGACGGGACCGCGCACGGTCTGCGCCGAGACCAGCCGCAGCAATTGGCCTGCCTCCACCAAGGAGCTGGCCCTCAGCTATTGCGAAGGCAGCCAATGCGTGGTGGTGACCATCAACGGGCATCACCTGGGCCGCATCACCCGCCTGGCCCCGACGCGCAGCGATGGCACGCTGGCTCAGGTCGATCCGCAGCAAGAACTCGACACTGCGCCGCCGGCCGCCGGGCCGTTGGCGCCGAGCTATGTACCCGGGCGCCTCATCATCGGCGCGCGCGCCGGGCTGAGCGATGCGGAGCTGGCCAAGATCGTGTCGGTACATGGCGGCAAGGGGCGCCGCATCGGCAAGAGCGATCTGCACATCGTCGACCTGCCCGGCAATGGCTCGGAAAAGGCGATCGCCGCCCTGCTGGCCAAGCACCCGCAGCTGAAGTTCGCCGAGCAGGATCAGCGTGTACCGGCCGCGATGGCCGTGAACGACCCCTATGTGGGCAGCGAATGGCATATCAGCAAGATCGGCGCACCCGCGGCCTGGGACAGCACGCAGGGCAGCGGCGTCACCATCGCCATCCTGGACTCGGGCGTTGACGGCACCCACCCGGACCTCAGCGCACGCATGGTGCCGGGCTGGAATTTCTACGACAACAACTCCAACACCTCGGACGTCCATGGTCATGGCACGGCCGTGGCCGGCGGCGCTGCTGCCAGCATGAACAACGGCGCCGGCGTGGCGGCGGTGGCTGGCCAGGCGCGCATCATGCCGGTACGCATCTCGGATCCCAATGCCTACGCCTACTGGAGCACTGTCGCGCAGGGCCTGACCTGGGCCGCCGACAACGGCGCCAAGATCGCCAACATCAGCTATGTCGGCGTGGCCGGCAGCAGTGCGGTGCAGAGCGCGGCGCAATACATGCGCAGCAAGGGCGGCCTGGTGGTGGTTTGCGCCGGCAA
This portion of the Paucibacter sediminis genome encodes:
- a CDS encoding methyl-accepting chemotaxis protein; translated protein: MDLMKWMRHFTIRTRMQGAIAMVLGMFALVGLTGLFGGQQLKSLNTAFMDHSIRQLTTLAQIRASLAEVRLWEKEMVINYEDGVTVLKARERWQAAIVATRKGLEQMLEGEEDAGNPIAREAIQLMDDYAKASGPVLIQIQDGGFDTARVADRMLGRAKGFMTQVEERINKIAQLIETESGNTQQAFGKTMSNITSVFLAVLALVVLAVVPLTLMNSASITSPISYARTVAQAIAAGDLNRQIRVEGRDEAADLLGALHSMQESLRKLVGEVRASSSHIETASTEVAAGNQDLSQRTEQAASNLQSTASSMEQLTGGVRDSADSAMTAKQLASSAAQVAQRGGEVVARVVSTMDEINSSSRRIGDIIGVIDGIAFQTNILALNAAVEAARAGEQGRGFAVVAGEVRSLAQRSAEAAREIKALIGASVERVDVGAKLVQDAGATMDEIVASVQRVSDIVGEIATGTSDQSQRIGQVNGAVTRLDQMTQQNAALVEQSAAAAESLREQSRRLAEAVSQFHLDQG
- a CDS encoding TetR/AcrR family transcriptional regulator codes for the protein MARPSQAQDLTLLASGRALYAQLGCAGLSVRRLAEHAGVNPAMVHYHFKSKDGFLRALLQQMYEDMFAGLSLEAARSGNALQRLEASLLRLAQFVREHRPTVARVWADAQQGEPVALDFMRANAPRHLGLLLALMQEAEAAGLLRQQPPMQRFVFLMGAVVAPLMIAGSVQALGVLPPALSALMEDQALSDTALRERIGWALDALRK
- a CDS encoding HlyD family secretion protein — encoded protein: MRRQTNRIAGLLILSSLAACAPRTEPSWSGYAEGETLYLAAPVAGRLATLQVRSGDAVQAQQPLFTLDDQLERAADAEAEARAQSAQAQAANTDKGRRREELAITEAQLRQARSQAELAQGELVRQQQLLAQGFVQRARVDDAALLARQAQARVAELEAALQSARLPAREDERQAARALAAAAQSGRAQTDWRLQEKQQRAPQAGRITDTFFRPGEWVAAGQPVLALLPAGQRKARFFVPEAALGALRLQQAVQLRCDGCGAPIAARISYIAPQAEYTPPVIYSNAQRAKLVFMIEARPERLEDAERLHPGQPLDVVASKT
- a CDS encoding ABC transporter permease; its protein translation is MNMFRWARMWAVFVKEFQQMLRDRLTFAMAVGVPIMQLVLFGYAINMDPKGLPTAVVAQDQGVMGRSLLAAMQNSGYFRIVHSGMAEAEADALMARGEVQFIVVIPGDFGARLVRGEHPALLMAADATDPSASGNALAALQQLGTQALARELRGPLAALQPRPLPFEMRLQRRYNPEGLSRYNIVPGLIGTILTMTMVMLTSLAMTRERERGTMENLLATPVRPLEVMLGKILPYVLIGYLQLLLILLAAWLLFEVPMVGSFGLLMAMIGVFMLANLGVGFTFSTLARNQLQALQMTFFFFLPSMLLSGFMFPFRGMPGWAQNLGEVLPLTHFLRIVRGIMLKGSGAAELLPELWPMLAFLLVAALVALKRYRLTLD
- the sppA gene encoding signal peptide peptidase SppA; the protein is MGLKTMFAPLWRLLGKCWWLLDASRRALLNLLLLALLIAIVVGLLTRGPKPLQPKTTLVLNLRGQLVEQFSGSAREQAMAQLKGQAQRQTRLRDVLATLEAAAKDDNIGVLALDLHEFGGAGQAGLRELAAGLARFKKASGKPVLAYGEQFDQRDYFLAAQADEIYLHPMGLVMLEGFGRYRNYYKDALDRLGIAANVIRVGKYKNFGEPYFANGPSPASLESEAYLYGDLWSRFTATIEQARKLDKGAIAKGIDELPQRLAAAKGDAARMALEMRLVDGLKTRDEFRAMLMERGAKDDKGRSFRAVSYADYQAYLKLKVERGPAVGVVVAEGEIVDGEAGAGRVGGDSTAKLVRQAREDENIKALVLRVNSPGGSAFASEIVRRELELTQQAGKPVVVSMGDVAASGGYWISMSADEVIADASTVTGSIGVFGMLPTGEKLLDKLSIHTGGTTTAWLAGAYDPRRALDPRFAALVQTAIQHTYDEFTGKAAAARKKPVAEIDAVAQGRVWTGAQALERGLVDKLGSLQDAINAAAQRAKLEGEPRVSYVEREMGRFERLLSSFGEVLSPALVETLRAQLGLPQLPAVLQEAQAELAWAAELSEGRKPFAAVVHCLCRQP
- a CDS encoding MHFG family PEP-CTERM protein, giving the protein MTLTAIALAASLASSAPAQCDWNPSMQASAEGSPSELIDRFQDIAPETRARLKKRVENHRFDEVVSIGRDEISGKQRYASEIRGLQTGPRTVCAETSRSNWPASTKELALSYCEGSQCVVVTINGHHLGRITRLAPTRSDGTLAQVDPQQELDTAPPAAGPLAPSYVPGRLIIGARAGLSDAELAKIVSVHGGKGRRIGKSDLHIVDLPGNGSEKAIAALLAKHPQLKFAEQDQRVPAAMAVNDPYVGSEWHISKIGAPAAWDSTQGSGVTIAILDSGVDGTHPDLSARMVPGWNFYDNNSNTSDVHGHGTAVAGGAAASMNNGAGVAAVAGQARIMPVRISDPNAYAYWSTVAQGLTWAADNGAKIANISYVGVAGSSAVQSAAQYMRSKGGLVVVCAGNNGIDEGITPTNTMIVVSATDSTDTKTSWSSYGSFVTISAPGQDIWTTTRGGGYQAWWGTSLASPVVAGVAGLMMSAKPTLSNSQVESLLYSSSVDLGAAGRDNYYGYGRVNAAAAVSAALAATPADTQAPSVAIADPLGGSSVSGLVGVTVNATDNVGVSRVELRVNGSTVATDTASPYGYSWDSTKVANGNYTLTAYAVDAAGNAATSANVVVSVSNTVAKVIDTTAPTVAISNPGNGSTVSGTVGISVTANDNAGVAGISQQLYIDGKLVASGTGGSLSFSWNTRKVSSGSHSIQAIAKDASGNSTTTSIQVNR